In endosymbiont of unidentified scaly snail isolate Monju, the following are encoded in one genomic region:
- a CDS encoding urea transporter: MPDRLLSLVRSLSDSYSEILFLQRAWPGALMLAATFTVPSVGTAGLVSVAAAHAFASFIGMGAAFLETGFFTYNALLTGLGIGSLFQITPLSLLLAATAGVMSLNLSLILNSLFRQFLQLPILSLPFVIISMVVYLASLGYSNLLVREDAGLLAAWTPQALPTVIDGFLRALGAILFLPYPLTGLIFALVLLLYSRILFLLAVLGYLVGTGLVALMQGAPDSAYLDPNNFNFILIAMALGGVFLVPSRRSLAIAAVGVMLAALLMSAVKLFWALYGLPAFTLPFNLVTLSLLYVLILVGYPMVADRIGATPEDTLDDHLNRRHRFPLEPKRVVLPFSGEWSVWQGFDGRWTHQGLQTHALDFLMLRNDSSFRGDGLALTDYHAWHKPVLSPVRGRVAMVHDGVPDNAPGKLNERDNWGNWVSIDTGAGWHVIIAHFAQDSLQVKAGDWVEPGTRLGLCGNSGYSPQPHIHLHVQAGAMPGEATLPFLVQDYRKSGGRFVPAAVPAEGDRVAPLHPDDHLLTATALVLDSRWRLENQVGETRELHVRMNAAGETCLDSGKAQLFFHRDTGQFYFYRLEGHDPLLAALFRYLPRLPLSHQPGLWWKDVLPMAVHENRASRHLLNLARLLAPDLGRIDYQARFVGRREIEGETSDRQGARETFHILLAEGQGLLQRIESNGQVLQMRPLQPTHGDTDTDITAPRETPS, encoded by the coding sequence ATGCCGGACCGTCTCCTGTCGCTCGTCCGCAGCCTCTCCGACAGCTACTCGGAGATCCTGTTCCTGCAACGCGCCTGGCCGGGCGCGCTGATGCTGGCAGCCACCTTCACGGTACCCTCGGTGGGCACGGCGGGGCTGGTCTCGGTCGCCGCCGCCCATGCCTTTGCGAGTTTCATCGGCATGGGGGCGGCGTTTCTCGAAACGGGCTTCTTTACCTACAACGCCCTGCTCACCGGGCTGGGCATCGGCAGCCTGTTCCAGATCACGCCACTGAGTCTGCTGCTCGCCGCCACCGCGGGCGTAATGAGTCTGAACCTGAGCCTGATACTCAACAGCCTGTTCCGCCAGTTCCTGCAACTGCCCATTCTCAGCCTGCCCTTCGTGATCATCAGCATGGTGGTCTACCTGGCCTCGCTGGGCTACAGCAACCTGCTGGTGCGCGAGGATGCCGGGCTGCTCGCGGCCTGGACCCCACAGGCACTGCCAACCGTCATCGACGGCTTCCTGCGTGCACTGGGTGCCATCCTGTTCCTGCCCTATCCGCTCACCGGCCTGATATTCGCCCTGGTGCTGCTGCTGTACTCGCGCATCCTGTTCCTGCTGGCGGTGCTCGGCTACCTGGTGGGCACCGGCCTGGTGGCGCTGATGCAAGGCGCGCCCGACAGCGCCTACCTGGACCCCAACAACTTCAACTTCATCCTCATCGCCATGGCGCTCGGTGGCGTCTTCCTGGTGCCCTCGCGGCGCAGCCTGGCGATCGCCGCGGTCGGCGTCATGCTCGCCGCCCTCTTGATGAGCGCGGTCAAGCTGTTCTGGGCACTGTACGGCTTGCCGGCCTTCACCCTGCCGTTCAACCTGGTGACCCTGAGCCTGCTCTACGTGCTGATCCTGGTCGGTTACCCCATGGTGGCCGATCGCATCGGCGCCACGCCCGAAGACACCCTCGACGACCACCTCAACCGGCGCCATCGCTTTCCACTGGAACCGAAGCGCGTGGTACTGCCCTTCAGCGGCGAGTGGTCGGTCTGGCAGGGCTTCGACGGGCGCTGGACCCACCAGGGCCTGCAGACCCACGCCCTGGACTTCCTCATGCTGCGCAACGACAGCAGCTTCCGCGGCGACGGCCTGGCGCTGACCGACTACCACGCCTGGCACAAACCGGTGCTCTCGCCGGTGCGCGGGCGGGTGGCCATGGTCCACGACGGCGTGCCGGACAACGCCCCCGGCAAGCTCAACGAGCGCGACAACTGGGGCAACTGGGTAAGCATCGACACCGGTGCTGGCTGGCACGTGATCATCGCGCACTTCGCCCAGGACAGCCTCCAGGTCAAGGCCGGCGACTGGGTGGAACCCGGCACCCGCCTCGGCCTGTGTGGCAACTCCGGCTACTCGCCACAGCCGCACATCCACCTGCATGTCCAGGCCGGCGCCATGCCGGGCGAGGCGACCCTGCCCTTCCTGGTACAGGACTATCGCAAATCGGGCGGGCGTTTCGTTCCCGCCGCCGTACCCGCCGAAGGCGACCGCGTCGCACCACTGCATCCCGACGACCACCTGCTGACCGCCACCGCACTGGTCCTCGACAGCCGCTGGCGCCTGGAGAACCAGGTCGGCGAGACGCGCGAGCTGCACGTGCGCATGAACGCGGCGGGCGAAACCTGCCTCGACAGCGGAAAGGCACAATTGTTCTTTCACCGTGACACCGGCCAGTTCTATTTCTACCGGCTCGAGGGTCATGACCCGCTGCTGGCGGCGCTGTTCCGTTACCTGCCACGACTCCCCCTGAGCCACCAGCCGGGCCTGTGGTGGAAGGACGTACTGCCGATGGCAGTGCACGAGAATCGCGCCTCCCGGCACCTGCTCAACCTGGCACGCCTGCTCGCCCCCGACCTCGGTCGCATCGATTACCAGGCACGTTTCGTCGGCCGCCGCGAGATCGAGGGCGAGACCAGCGACCGCCAGGGCGCGCGCGAGACCTTCCACATCCTGCTCGCCGAGGGGCAGGGCCTGCTGCAACGCATCGAATCCAACGGACAGGTACTGCAGATGCGCCCTCTCCAGCCGACACATGGAGACACGGATACCGACATCACAGCCCCCCGGGAGACACCATCATGA
- a CDS encoding type III PLP-dependent enzyme domain-containing protein, whose product MPPVEAFAEKIAEGLYNALRPGELPELVLETGRAMVDEAGYLITTVNASKRLPDGRRAYVLDAGVNLLYTSTWYNFTIEPDRELLGMNEPAILNGPLCMNIDVIDEAAMLPHMPRGTRLTLSPVGAYNVTQWMQFIEYRPAIVLIDEHGKPHVIREREDLAMMTAPERLPAHLAD is encoded by the coding sequence GTGCCGCCGGTGGAGGCCTTTGCCGAGAAGATCGCCGAGGGCCTGTACAACGCGCTGCGTCCCGGCGAACTGCCGGAGCTGGTACTCGAGACCGGCCGCGCCATGGTGGACGAGGCCGGCTACCTGATCACCACGGTCAACGCCAGCAAGCGCCTGCCCGACGGCCGCCGCGCCTACGTGCTCGATGCCGGGGTCAATCTGCTCTACACCTCGACCTGGTACAACTTCACCATCGAGCCCGACCGCGAACTCCTGGGCATGAACGAACCGGCGATCCTCAACGGTCCGCTGTGCATGAACATCGACGTGATCGACGAGGCGGCCATGCTGCCGCACATGCCGCGCGGCACCCGCCTGACCCTGTCACCGGTAGGTGCCTACAACGTCACCCAGTGGATGCAGTTCATCGAGTACCGACCGGCGATCGTGCTCATCGACGAGCACGGCAAGCCCCATGTCATCCGCGAGCGCGAAGACCTGGCGATGATGACCGCGCCCGAACGCCTGCCCGCACACCTGGCCGACTGA
- a CDS encoding ATP-grasp domain-containing protein, whose amino-acid sequence MSTVAIAVSGINASDNPAPGTGVARSLKEDPGLECRIAGLAYDALEPGVYLNWLFERSFMVPFPTASDDALMQRILYVQQQFGMDVVVPTLDSELPFYVRNAEKLEAAGIRALLPTEDQFRLRAKDHLQEVAAQAGIEAPAQRLVSSHQELIEAVQALGFPVMIKGALYKAYVAHTLDAAMNLFGRIAAEWGYPVIVQQRVDGDELNVIGLGDGEGGDAGLVAARKLSVTELGKIWTGVTIRHPQLEAAVRRFVEAFRWRGGFEMECIVRDDRIWLIEINPRFPAWVHFATGVGVNLPARLVRLALGYDTERTSDYPTGKLYVRYTMEQISDMQTFQNMITRGET is encoded by the coding sequence ATGAGCACGGTCGCCATCGCCGTCTCCGGCATCAACGCCTCGGACAATCCCGCCCCCGGCACCGGGGTGGCGCGCAGCCTGAAGGAAGACCCGGGTCTGGAGTGCCGCATCGCCGGCCTGGCCTACGACGCGCTGGAACCCGGCGTGTATCTCAACTGGCTGTTCGAGCGCAGCTTCATGGTCCCCTTCCCCACGGCCAGCGACGACGCGCTGATGCAACGCATCCTGTACGTGCAGCAGCAGTTCGGCATGGACGTGGTGGTGCCGACCCTGGATTCGGAACTGCCCTTCTACGTGCGCAACGCGGAGAAGCTGGAAGCGGCGGGTATCCGCGCCCTGCTGCCTACCGAAGACCAGTTCCGCCTGCGCGCCAAGGACCACCTGCAGGAGGTCGCGGCACAGGCAGGCATCGAGGCGCCGGCGCAACGCCTGGTCAGCAGCCACCAGGAACTGATCGAAGCGGTCCAGGCGCTGGGCTTCCCGGTGATGATCAAGGGCGCGCTCTACAAGGCCTACGTGGCACATACCCTGGATGCCGCCATGAACCTGTTCGGACGCATCGCTGCCGAATGGGGCTACCCGGTGATCGTGCAGCAGCGCGTCGATGGTGACGAACTGAACGTCATCGGCCTGGGCGACGGCGAGGGCGGCGACGCCGGCCTGGTGGCAGCGCGCAAGCTGAGCGTGACCGAGCTGGGCAAGATCTGGACTGGGGTAACCATCCGCCATCCGCAGCTCGAGGCCGCGGTGCGGCGTTTCGTCGAGGCCTTCCGCTGGCGCGGCGGCTTCGAGATGGAATGCATCGTGCGCGACGACCGCATCTGGCTGATCGAGATCAACCCGCGCTTTCCTGCCTGGGTGCACTTCGCCACCGGGGTCGGCGTCAACCTGCCGGCGCGCCTGGTGCGACTGGCGCTGGGATACGACACCGAGCGCACCAGCGACTACCCGACCGGCAAACTGTACGTTCGCTACACCATGGAGCAGATCAGCGACATGCAAACCTTCCAGAACATGATCACCCGGGGAGAGACATGA
- a CDS encoding HPr-rel-A system PqqD family peptide chaperone, with protein MSDTLSRMALNDEGFMFDPHTGESFLINETARFLLDGIKQGQDAEALATGLTENWAIPAEQASRDVTEFLQQLRLLRLIA; from the coding sequence ATGAGCGACACACTTTCCCGCATGGCCCTCAATGACGAGGGCTTCATGTTCGACCCGCATACCGGGGAGAGCTTCCTGATCAATGAGACCGCGCGTTTCCTGCTCGACGGCATCAAGCAGGGGCAGGACGCCGAGGCACTGGCCACCGGGCTGACCGAAAACTGGGCCATCCCGGCCGAACAGGCCTCGCGCGATGTCACCGAGTTCCTGCAGCAACTGCGCCTGCTGCGCCTGATCGCATGA
- a CDS encoding sulfurtransferase, whose product MRRQTRMGLAWTLWCLWGLAQAAVSLPGAVVDGAWLKAHVDAPELVILDVQEQAQYRQHHVPGAVNIPFTRWRSGADEQPPLSLPPLKRLASLLGSEGIDRETPVIIMNTGAGPGDVAAVARVYWSLVVLGHEHMAILDGGLVDYVNRHHGAYVRGAPPNREPAMYRPRPNKQVLVTRDQLARGVTNPLLDARSLPEHVGLVAGPGDRPGTLPGARHLPFDWLVDDKGLLRDKAALDKLFAYAGIPQGGAVHFCHTGNRAALTWFADYALLGHRDARLYDGSMMEWSRDPSLPLERKLDL is encoded by the coding sequence ATGAGACGACAGACGAGGATGGGGTTGGCGTGGACGTTGTGGTGCCTTTGGGGCCTGGCACAGGCGGCGGTCTCCCTGCCGGGGGCGGTGGTCGATGGCGCCTGGCTGAAGGCCCATGTGGATGCGCCGGAACTGGTGATTCTGGACGTACAGGAACAGGCCCAGTACCGGCAGCATCATGTCCCGGGGGCGGTGAACATCCCCTTTACCCGCTGGCGCAGCGGGGCCGACGAGCAGCCGCCTCTGTCCCTGCCGCCGCTCAAGCGCCTGGCTTCCCTGCTGGGTTCGGAGGGGATAGACCGCGAGACGCCAGTGATCATCATGAACACGGGCGCCGGGCCGGGTGACGTGGCCGCGGTCGCCCGGGTGTACTGGTCGCTGGTCGTGCTTGGACACGAGCACATGGCGATCCTCGACGGCGGCCTGGTCGACTACGTCAACCGGCACCACGGCGCCTATGTGCGTGGCGCTCCCCCGAACCGCGAGCCTGCCATGTACCGGCCACGTCCCAACAAGCAGGTGCTGGTCACGCGCGACCAGCTGGCCCGGGGGGTGACCAATCCGCTGCTCGATGCGCGCTCCCTGCCCGAACACGTGGGGCTGGTGGCCGGCCCGGGGGATCGCCCCGGTACCCTCCCCGGTGCCCGGCACCTGCCGTTCGACTGGTTGGTGGACGACAAGGGGTTGCTGCGCGACAAGGCGGCACTCGACAAGCTGTTCGCCTATGCCGGCATACCACAAGGCGGCGCGGTGCACTTCTGTCATACCGGCAACCGGGCAGCACTCACCTGGTTTGCCGACTACGCATTGCTCGGCCACCGGGATGCGCGTCTCTACGACGGTTCGATGATGGAATGGTCGCGTGATCCGAGCCTGCCGCTCGAACGCAAGCTGGACCTGTAA
- a CDS encoding TolC family protein, with product MRSLSLAACVAPAMATGTELPLPDGLRALVRSAVADHPEVRAAQARVRAAEARRDGAARPLYNPELQLDAQRTSTGSNSLEAGLSQALDWHGKQAARTVGSEHELALARAGLVTVRARLAGELLAALRRCEEERAQRDLVQAQHDLLARFTRLTERRARAGGVPPAAVRLARLAVRQMALELASSEAAAGVQVLGAGGCPEPGLFPALPPDLPKALAEGLDERHPELQELAVAVTAAQAQIRQADTERRADPSLGLRLGRDAGENLVGLSFALPLQVRNDYRETVRAARAAHAEALAGLAAARQRLEATLDGSVRRLHRLHRAWEEWMAGSGASGSFDRDGELERLWRAGELDTGDYLQQLQQALDTRAAAESLRAALWTAWLDTWAASGLLSRWIEEE from the coding sequence GTGCGCTCCCTGTCGCTGGCCGCCTGCGTGGCGCCGGCAATGGCCACGGGGACCGAGCTGCCCCTGCCCGACGGGCTGCGTGCGCTGGTACGCAGCGCGGTGGCCGACCATCCCGAGGTCCGGGCCGCGCAGGCGCGCGTGCGGGCCGCCGAGGCGCGCCGCGATGGTGCCGCGCGTCCGCTCTACAACCCCGAACTGCAACTTGATGCCCAGCGCACCTCGACCGGCAGCAACAGCCTCGAGGCGGGTCTGTCGCAGGCGCTGGACTGGCACGGCAAGCAGGCGGCGCGGACTGTCGGCAGCGAGCACGAGCTGGCGCTGGCGCGCGCCGGCCTGGTGACGGTGCGTGCGCGTCTCGCCGGCGAACTGCTCGCCGCCCTGCGCCGTTGCGAGGAGGAACGCGCACAGCGCGACCTGGTGCAGGCCCAGCACGACCTGCTGGCGCGTTTCACACGCCTGACCGAACGCCGTGCGCGGGCCGGTGGCGTGCCGCCAGCGGCGGTCCGGCTGGCGCGCCTGGCAGTGCGGCAGATGGCCCTCGAGCTCGCATCCAGCGAGGCGGCTGCCGGTGTGCAAGTGCTGGGGGCTGGCGGCTGTCCCGAGCCTGGCCTGTTCCCGGCGCTGCCGCCGGATCTGCCAAAGGCACTGGCCGAGGGGCTGGACGAGCGCCATCCCGAGTTGCAGGAGCTCGCAGTTGCGGTGACGGCAGCGCAGGCGCAGATACGCCAGGCCGACACCGAACGCCGGGCCGATCCTTCCCTGGGGCTGCGACTGGGCCGCGACGCGGGCGAGAACCTGGTGGGGCTGAGCTTCGCCCTGCCGCTGCAGGTCCGCAACGACTACCGCGAAACGGTGCGTGCCGCGCGAGCCGCGCATGCCGAGGCCCTGGCCGGGTTGGCCGCGGCCCGGCAGCGCCTGGAGGCGACACTCGACGGCAGTGTGCGCCGGCTGCATCGGCTGCACCGGGCCTGGGAGGAGTGGATGGCCGGCTCTGGAGCCTCGGGGTCTTTCGATCGGGATGGCGAGCTGGAACGCCTGTGGCGGGCCGGCGAACTGGATACCGGTGACTACCTGCAACAACTGCAACAGGCGCTCGACACTCGTGCCGCGGCGGAATCGCTGCGTGCCGCGCTGTGGACGGCCTGGCTGGACACCTGGGCCGCGAGCGGCCTGCTCTCGCGTTGGATCGAAGAGGAATGA
- a CDS encoding efflux RND transporter periplasmic adaptor subunit — MKKTARNWLAVLLCLPVGIIWAGEGQDHDTHDDTQAVVSKAGRDHPGEKGHGEDAHGHGGDHEDKPLMLTPEQVRMGGIRVEVVRNRPLARELTAPGEVRANDYRSARVAARVQAQVVERLARLGDWVEAGTPMVTLSSVAVADAEGELLAAEREWARVRRLGRKVVSDRRYTEARLARDRLEARLLAMGLGKQDIDRLLESGRSDGRLALRAPLAGRVLADAFVLGEVVQPGQVLFELTDERELWIDARLPAVQAARVRSGDAATVVVDGHRLAAEVMAVEHRLDEVSRTLGVRLRVRNEDDRLHPGQFVNVRIRTGEKVGQGVLLPESAVLRSADGDWQVFVVEGPGRFEPREVEVLQRLPGRMAVGGLKDGTEVVVEGAFFVQSEQAKSGFAVHNH, encoded by the coding sequence ATGAAAAAGACAGCCCGAAATTGGCTGGCCGTACTGCTCTGCCTGCCGGTGGGCATTATCTGGGCCGGCGAAGGACAGGATCACGATACGCACGATGACACGCAGGCCGTCGTTTCCAAGGCGGGGCGCGACCATCCCGGGGAGAAGGGGCATGGCGAAGACGCTCACGGGCATGGTGGCGACCACGAGGACAAACCGCTGATGCTGACGCCCGAACAGGTGCGCATGGGAGGCATTCGCGTGGAGGTCGTGCGTAACCGCCCGCTGGCGCGCGAACTGACCGCGCCGGGCGAGGTGCGCGCCAACGACTACCGCAGTGCCCGCGTGGCTGCGCGGGTCCAGGCACAGGTGGTCGAACGCCTGGCGCGCCTGGGCGACTGGGTGGAGGCCGGCACACCCATGGTGACGCTCTCCAGCGTGGCGGTGGCCGACGCCGAGGGCGAGCTGCTGGCTGCCGAGCGTGAGTGGGCCCGGGTGCGCCGCCTGGGACGCAAGGTCGTCTCCGACCGGCGCTATACCGAGGCGCGCCTGGCCCGCGACCGCCTCGAGGCGCGTTTGCTGGCGATGGGGCTGGGCAAGCAGGACATCGATCGCCTGCTCGAGAGCGGACGTTCCGATGGCCGCTTGGCGCTGCGCGCGCCGCTGGCCGGCCGGGTGCTGGCCGATGCCTTCGTGCTCGGCGAGGTGGTCCAGCCGGGCCAGGTGCTGTTCGAACTGACCGACGAGCGTGAACTGTGGATCGACGCGCGTCTGCCTGCCGTGCAGGCGGCGCGGGTGCGCTCGGGCGATGCCGCCACGGTGGTTGTCGATGGCCACCGCCTGGCCGCCGAGGTCATGGCGGTCGAGCACCGGCTCGACGAAGTGAGCCGTACCCTGGGCGTTCGCCTGCGCGTGCGCAACGAGGACGACCGCCTGCATCCAGGCCAGTTTGTGAACGTGCGCATCCGTACCGGCGAAAAGGTGGGGCAGGGCGTGCTGCTGCCCGAATCCGCGGTGCTGCGCAGCGCGGATGGCGACTGGCAGGTGTTCGTGGTCGAGGGGCCCGGGCGGTTCGAACCGCGCGAGGTCGAGGTGCTGCAGCGCCTGCCCGGGCGCATGGCGGTCGGCGGCCTGAAAGACGGCACCGAGGTGGTCGTCGAGGGCGCCTTCTTCGTCCAGTCCGAGCAGGCCAAGTCGGGCTTTGCCGTGCACAACCACTAG
- a CDS encoding efflux RND transporter permease subunit: protein MLNRLIDWSVANRLLVLLGLLGVLGAAAALIPKLNLDAFPDVTNVQVQINTEAQGLAAEEVEQLITYPIEAVMYALPDVEEVRSISKTGLSVITVVFKEGTDIYFARQLVFERLQDARGQIPEGVGTPEMGPNTSGLGQVYQYILRAEDPARYDVMTLRSLNDWVVKQVLLPVPGITGVLSYGGEVRQYQVQVDPRKLLAYDVSLDEVRQAIEDNNRNAGGWYLDRGAEQLVIRGVGWVRPGEDGLRDIASVPLKSRDGVVVRVGDIARVTFGGEIRQGAVTMTRRNADGEPEQLGEVVAGIVLKRLGANTKATIDAIEERLPIIRQALPEGVSIEPFYDQGVLVEKAVDTVTRALAEAFVLIVAVLLLFLMNLRATVLVLISVPLSVGLALTAMSWWGLSANLMSLGGLAIAIGMMVDGSVVMMENIFKHLSHPDPAHEEHARRELAPGDPDPYDAVHDDHGIGLRIQEAAREVGRPVFYAVIIIVVVFAPLFALEGVEGKLFQPMAISIVLAMLTSLVVALVVMPALASFVFRRGVRHRESPVFRPLEWVYRHLLRGALRVRGLVVGGALALFVGAMLLLPRLGTEFVPELEEGTINIRTTLAPSASLDTALSVAAKLERQLMQFPEVVYVSSRIGRPELGGDPEPVSNVELYVGLKPVDEWTSARNRFELQQRFQEVLSVHPGLLFTFSQPIATRVDELLSGVKAALAIKLFGPDLEVLAEKGREIEALARRVEGTRDVEMEQIAGEAQLVVRPKRDLMARYGISVGQIMDLVADGIGGTAAGQVIQGNERYDIYVRLAPAFRSDVASLRELLLQSPTGAWVRLGEVAEVGIESGPPQIRRDDVQRRVVIQSNVEGRDMGGLVAELRRRIAEEIDLPPGYSVVFGGQFENQQRAQTRLMIVVPVSLGLIFLLLYFAFHSMGQAALIMLNVPLALIGGIAALYWTGQYLSVPGSIGFIALFGVAVLNGVVMVNAINQNLKAGMDMHEAVYRGALSRLRPVLMTAFIAALGLIPMLLSHGVGSEVQRPLATVVVGGLVSSTLLTLFILPSLYPLFSRIVAKERGSLA from the coding sequence ATGCTCAATCGTCTGATCGACTGGTCGGTGGCCAACCGGCTACTGGTGCTGCTCGGCCTGCTGGGCGTGCTCGGCGCGGCTGCGGCGTTGATTCCGAAACTCAATCTCGACGCTTTCCCGGATGTCACCAACGTGCAGGTGCAGATCAACACCGAGGCGCAGGGACTGGCCGCCGAAGAGGTGGAGCAGCTCATCACCTATCCCATCGAAGCGGTGATGTACGCGCTGCCCGACGTGGAGGAGGTGCGTTCCATCTCCAAGACCGGTCTGTCGGTGATCACCGTGGTATTCAAGGAAGGCACCGACATCTATTTCGCCCGCCAGCTGGTGTTCGAGCGTCTGCAGGATGCGCGCGGCCAGATCCCCGAGGGCGTCGGCACTCCCGAGATGGGGCCGAACACGTCCGGTCTGGGGCAGGTATACCAGTACATCCTGCGCGCCGAGGATCCGGCACGTTACGACGTGATGACCCTGCGCAGCCTCAACGACTGGGTGGTGAAACAGGTGTTGCTGCCGGTACCGGGCATCACCGGCGTGCTGTCCTACGGCGGCGAGGTGCGCCAGTACCAGGTACAGGTCGATCCGCGCAAGCTGCTGGCCTACGACGTGAGCCTGGACGAAGTACGCCAGGCCATCGAGGACAACAACCGCAACGCTGGCGGCTGGTACCTGGATCGCGGCGCCGAGCAACTGGTGATTCGCGGCGTGGGCTGGGTGCGTCCCGGCGAGGATGGCTTGCGTGACATCGCCAGCGTGCCACTCAAGAGCCGTGACGGGGTGGTGGTGCGCGTCGGCGACATCGCTCGCGTGACCTTTGGCGGCGAGATCCGCCAGGGGGCGGTGACCATGACCCGGCGCAATGCCGACGGCGAGCCCGAGCAGCTCGGCGAGGTGGTCGCGGGCATCGTGCTCAAGCGCTTGGGTGCGAATACCAAGGCTACTATCGACGCCATCGAGGAACGCCTGCCGATCATTCGCCAGGCCCTGCCCGAAGGGGTGAGTATCGAGCCCTTCTACGACCAGGGTGTGCTGGTGGAGAAGGCGGTGGACACCGTGACCCGCGCGCTGGCCGAGGCCTTCGTGCTGATCGTGGCGGTATTGCTGCTGTTCCTGATGAATCTGCGCGCGACCGTGCTGGTGCTGATCTCGGTGCCCTTGTCGGTCGGGCTGGCGCTGACCGCCATGAGCTGGTGGGGCCTGTCGGCCAACCTGATGTCGCTGGGCGGCCTGGCGATCGCCATCGGCATGATGGTGGATGGCTCGGTGGTGATGATGGAGAACATCTTCAAGCACCTTTCGCATCCCGATCCAGCGCACGAGGAGCACGCGCGGCGCGAGCTGGCCCCGGGCGATCCCGATCCCTACGACGCGGTGCACGACGATCACGGCATCGGCCTGCGCATCCAGGAGGCGGCGCGCGAGGTCGGGCGCCCCGTGTTCTACGCGGTGATCATCATCGTGGTGGTGTTCGCGCCGCTGTTCGCCCTGGAAGGTGTCGAGGGCAAGCTGTTCCAGCCGATGGCCATCTCCATCGTGCTGGCCATGCTCACCTCCCTGGTGGTGGCGTTGGTGGTGATGCCGGCGCTGGCCAGCTTCGTGTTCCGGCGCGGTGTGCGGCACCGCGAGAGCCCGGTGTTCCGCCCGCTCGAATGGGTCTATCGCCACCTGCTGCGCGGCGCGCTCAGGGTGCGCGGGCTGGTGGTGGGTGGCGCATTGGCGCTGTTCGTCGGCGCGATGCTGTTGCTGCCGCGACTGGGCACCGAGTTCGTGCCCGAGCTGGAGGAGGGCACCATCAACATCCGCACCACGCTGGCGCCCTCGGCCAGCCTTGATACGGCCCTCTCGGTGGCCGCGAAGCTGGAACGCCAGCTCATGCAGTTTCCCGAGGTGGTCTATGTCTCCAGCCGTATCGGCCGGCCCGAGCTGGGCGGTGACCCCGAGCCGGTGTCCAACGTCGAGCTGTACGTCGGCCTGAAGCCGGTCGACGAATGGACCAGCGCGCGCAATCGCTTCGAACTGCAACAGCGCTTCCAGGAGGTGCTCTCGGTGCACCCCGGCCTGCTGTTCACCTTCTCGCAGCCGATCGCCACCCGGGTGGACGAGCTGCTCTCCGGGGTGAAGGCGGCGCTGGCGATCAAGCTGTTCGGTCCCGACCTGGAGGTCCTGGCCGAGAAAGGGCGCGAGATCGAGGCACTGGCGCGCCGGGTCGAGGGCACGCGCGACGTGGAGATGGAACAGATCGCCGGTGAGGCGCAGCTGGTGGTGCGGCCGAAGCGCGACCTGATGGCGCGCTACGGCATCTCGGTCGGGCAGATCATGGACTTGGTCGCCGACGGCATTGGCGGTACGGCGGCCGGGCAGGTGATCCAGGGCAACGAGCGCTACGACATCTACGTGCGCCTGGCCCCGGCCTTCCGTTCCGATGTGGCCTCGCTGCGCGAGCTGCTGCTGCAGTCGCCGACCGGTGCCTGGGTGCGCCTGGGCGAGGTGGCCGAGGTGGGTATCGAGTCGGGCCCGCCGCAGATCCGCCGCGACGACGTGCAGCGCCGGGTGGTCATCCAGTCCAACGTCGAGGGCCGCGACATGGGCGGTCTGGTGGCCGAGCTGCGCCGGCGCATCGCCGAGGAGATCGATCTGCCCCCGGGCTACTCGGTGGTGTTCGGTGGCCAGTTCGAGAACCAGCAGCGCGCGCAGACGCGGCTGATGATCGTGGTGCCGGTCTCGCTCGGGCTGATCTTCCTGCTGCTCTACTTCGCCTTTCACTCGATGGGGCAGGCGGCGCTGATCATGCTCAACGTGCCGCTGGCACTGATCGGCGGCATTGCCGCGCTGTACTGGACCGGGCAGTACCTGTCGGTGCCTGGCTCGATCGGTTTCATCGCCCTGTTCGGCGTGGCGGTGCTCAACGGGGTGGTGATGGTCAATGCCATCAACCAGAACCTGAAGGCCGGCATGGACATGCACGAGGCGGTGTACCGTGGCGCCCTGTCGCGGCTGC